The Drosophila sechellia strain sech25 chromosome 2L, ASM438219v1, whole genome shotgun sequence region GCCGTACCTAAGAAGTCTAGGCTTCTAGCGATACGGTgatgtatttttagaacggacaacaagtttATAAGGTGATCTGTATCGACGTCTAACAACTTTCGCATATGCGACTGTGGAAAggaagcggacaatttctttgtttcatCTACCATGTAAATATAATCAGACAGGTTGCTCGAATGTCTCAGGCAATTACGATGCTCAAACACCAGTACATCTCCGTCTACGACGGGAATGTAGTTGGCGTGGGAAAAGTCGGTAATCCGAGcacttgccactgccagggtgaTGAGTGTTATGAGGGCGAACCTGCAAACCAAACGTAGAATAAGACCACGGCATATTAGCTTAAATCAGGCCTACTACtggaaatttatataaatttgcctcCTCGCCCTCTAAGTTTAGTTACTATTTAaagacgaataaaaaaaacataaggaaTATCTTAAAGCTAACTAAAAATGGGGGGACCTATTTTaggttgtccttatggaccaccctccccttaataagaacagacgttcctaggtctgcctgcactgtttgttctgtgcacaatggtgtcagtttgtttccaagccttttattgtttttgacaaaaacctcgtctcctacctcaaaaacACGGTTTTGTCTAGCTGGGTTGCATCTTTCGATGTTGTTCTTCTGGGCCTTTATCAGCTTGTCTCTAACGCCTAGGCAGCGATCATCGGAACCCGAGTGGAGGATCTCGACCGGTTTCTCCTGAGTGACAGAATGTAGGGTCTTATTGTACTCTACCGTTGCCCTTAAGATTAACTCTGTCGTATCGCTGATTTTCTTGTCTAGTTTAAGACAcctggcgatttctgtcaaggtgctgtggaaccTTTCCACTTGGCCGTTTGACGAGCTGTGCAGAGGGGCCGCGTTCACAATGTCAATGTGGTAGCTATTCTTAAGTAGCGAGTTGACGGTTTCAGAGTTAAAGGCGGcttcattgtcgcaatatatTGTTCGGATTTTTGGGAACACATTTACGAGTTGAAGCAGGGGCCCCGTGACGTCCACTATTgttctggacagcactggttgcactattgcaaactttgagaatttgtcaacgcatgttaagaattgcttcttatcggttgagaaaatatcaatgtgcaacatttcgccggtATAGCTAGGTATGGGTGTCTCTCCGAGCTCCTGTTTTCTAgggtgcctgtcatatttggccttggtgcatattctgcaatttgcgaccacttcctttgctaggctgctcattttggggaaataatAGTCGCGCAGTACTTGCTTGGTATTTTCCTGAGCCGCCCTGTGTGCACGATTGTGTTCTGTCGTGATAATTTCCAACTGCTCATTTCTATTGGTAACGTCTATCACCATATTCTTACAGTATCGAAACtgcgtagccgggaaatgagAAATTAAATCGTGTTGAAAACTTGCCAGGGTGGGCAGATCGCAGTGTATCGCATTCACGACTTCGGGGTTTACTACCTCCTTCAGCGTTTCTAAAATGGTGCTTTTGTCGGTAAAATTGATTAAGTGGCGAGTTTTACTACGAAACAATACCAAGCTTCGCTTCAGTCGGAAACGTGCTTCTTCTATAACAATCTGATTTCTGAAGCAGTTCACCGGTTGGTGTGTCGTTTCGACCGTGTATGTCAATGACAGTTCgctgtgaatagtcgcagcgtctgACTGAGGCTCATTTTGCAGGGCATTGATGTTCTGCCTAGAAAGAGCGTCAGCCACATGGTTGTCTTTACCCGGTTTGTAGTGGATTTTTGCGTTATGGTCATCAATGtacgctttccatctttttatcttcgggtttgggttccgatcggacaccgcgaatgtcaacggctgatggtccgtataaatatttatatcgcgAGTGCCGTAGAGGTAGTGCTGTAACTTGCCTAAGGCCCACACTATGGCCAAcaattctctttcatttgtggCGTAGTGTGACTCGCTTTCTTTTAGGGTCCTGGAGATCATAGTGATGGGTCTTTTATCTTGCGATAAAACCGCACCAATACCGTTAGCAgaagcatccgtcgttagatcGAATGGCTTCCTAAAATCGGGGTATCTGAGAATTACATCTTCAGAAGCCAAGACGTTTCTCAGCCTCTCAAATGCATCTCTCTGCAAATCACCGAACTCGATAGGAGTTTTCTTGGACATGTGTTTGCTGATAGAGCCGTTTACTCCTTTCAGCAAGTCCGTCAAGGGCCTCGCGATCGCCGCAAAGTCCTTCACGAAGCAACGGTAATAACTAGCCAAACCCAGAAACGACCTTAGCTCATACAAATTTGTAGGCTCTGGGTattcctttatggcctttaccttttctgggtcggtTTTTGCACCTCCATTGGTAACAATGAACCCCAGATATTCAACACTCTGCTTAAAGAAGTGTGTCTTTTCGCTGGATAccttcatgttggcattgcacaggctttttaaaacccaatctataTGCTTGACGtggtcattttcgttttcggaaaaaataatgacgtcATCTACGTAAACATAGCACGATTTGCCAATTTGCTCTCGTAGGACGTCGTCGATCGCTCTTTGGAAGATGCTTCCCGCATTCTTCAATCCGAACGGTAACCgacaaaactcatactttccgCCGTTTACCGAAAAGGAGGTCTTTTCACGGTCATGTTCGGCCAAGTATATCTGGTGGTAACCGGACTTTAGATCTAACGTCGTAAAGTACTTAGCTTTTCCTAAGTTCGCCAGTATCATggggatgtttggcattgggtacttatcagcgatggtcttttcgttaagtttcctaaagtctataaccaaacgcttatttttgttccccaaTTCATCGTGGCCTTTTTTGTCCACAACCCAAGTTGGGTTGTTGTACGGCGACTTTGAAGTTCTAATGATGCCTTTCTGCAGTAAGTCTGCGATTTCTCGCTTGACGAACTCAGACACgcccatgggatgcgggtataGCTTGGAGTATACCGGCTTATCATCTGTAGTgcgaattgtggcaacaacagagGTGTTAAACGGAAGTGCCTCGTCAGAGGCTGAAAACGCCTTAGATCTGCTTTCGATCATACCTCGAAATTGCGTCTTTACAGGCTCTGGTACGGCGATGTCATTTACGTTAGTAAAATTAACATTATCGCAATTATGATGCTGAAGCTTctcagaaacagaaccataatTTATCGTACCTTTCTTTGCGTCGAGTTTTGCTCCCACCTGAGCTAGGAGGTCAAACCCTACAATACCATCGAATGGTGACAGTGCGTCCAAAAGGAAGAACGcagatgtttttccaaaaatattcattaaacatttttggtgaaCCCTGTTAGAGCCATGAATGGAACTAACCGTGAAAGGGGAATCGACGGGCACCACATGTTTAAGCTCCTTTACGGGCTTGATGTAGTTTTTTGCCGCCCCTGtgtcgattaaaatttttagttgcctCCCTTGCAGCTGTCGTTCAATGAACGGCAGTCGGGAGCgttccctaaaaaattgatctGATCATTTTCGTCAGATTCGTCATCTATCTCGGTAATGGCCGCTGCGGCCGCGCCATCATATTCGCTGTCATTTTTATCGTCAGCCTGTTGCATGGTGTTCTGCAATCTCTGACGCCTCTGACCTGTCAAGCGTGCGGAACCGAATCTTTTCTGGCCCCGAGCACTCTCGGCCTTGGCGTTTGTAGGCTGACCGCTTCCAAACGAGATCGGTTGCCTACGTTGGATTACAGTGGAGCCTAACTCCATAGGCTCAGGTGACTGATTCCGAGAGGAGTTATTACTTTGGGCAGAATTATTTTGCTTACCCTGCTTCTTGTAAAAATGGGGGTTTCTGCCTTGGCTATCCTCGGCCCTGCTGTATCTTCCCTGCGGCTCCCTTGAGCGGTTCCGATCTTTTCGGTGCTCATAAGTGCTTGCCTTGTCCTCTAAAGCCCTCGCATATGTGGCGGCAAAATTAGTGCGCTCTATGGTAGCCTCGGATTCCCTAGCCAAGGCTAAAGCTGAGGGCAAATCCTTGGGCTGCGCCGGCAAGACTATGGCCCTCAAGGGCTTCCTAAGACCGGCAATGAACGCGTGGAGAGCATCCTCTCTAACTTCATTGTTAAACAGAATAGCACTACCCGGTTCGTGAGTCATAACgatcttgtttgttattaacgtCAATCGTTTTTCTACCTCGTCATAATACTGCATTAGGCTAAGGTCTCCTTGCCTAACTGTTTCAAGTCCCTGCCGAAGTACACGCAGCGACGTTTTGTCCGCGTAGGTGCAATCTAGTCGAGCAATAATAGCATCGAAATTTAAGACTGTGTTATGGGCAACTAGTAGCCCTCTCGCTGACCCCCTAATTTTGTTTCTGATAATCGAgacggcctgataatgcgCCTCGCTACCCTCATATCGTTTGAAGATTTCGTACGCGTCTACGGCTGACTGCCGCCATGACACATAGTCGTCCTGCTCCCCCGAAAAATCTGGCAATGTCTTCACAATGTCCAGCTTGACTCCGCATGGTATGTTAGGGTCTGGTTGTATTTTCTGGTATGCCTCTATTTGTGGTGCTTCTACACGCAAGctctgcatttgttttttaacttcaTCTAACTGTGCCTGGAACCTTTGATTTAGTCTGCTTTCCTGTTCGGCCAAAGCCTGGTTAACAGCTCCAGCTATAATAGCTTGTAGCTGTGCGGCGTCCATGGCTGCAGGGCTATCTGTAGTATTCGGACAAAAACCTACTGATTCTAAATCAAACTCGTCGTCACTATCGCGCTCGACTTTAATGTCTCTATATGCCGCCCAACTCATTTACCATTGGTTGACACCTCGCACATATATTTCACTATCTAAGTGCGcgagaaatggaaatcgacAAAATTTTCTTTCAAAAGAACAGGCTTGCGCAAaggaataatttatttactatttattatttattatttattcctttgggcagcaatagctcacagtaacttggggtatgcaacggtaaataacactttggtaaaagtatgcaacggaaattcaacttcctaaaagcacgcagcaatagctcacaataacttggggtatgcaacggtaaataacactttggaaaaagtatgcaacggaaattcaacttcctaaaagcacgcaacaaattgttagctttctattttttatttatttaataatcgaAGACTGCCGAATTAAATTCACTCATTGAACTTACATATTTTCCTCTCTTAACTACCCTGTTAAGATACTCTAGGTCCGTAATaaacgttgggcgccaattaataaatcctATCGTCCGGTGGTCCTCTCTTATAGGTGACTCCGTTGTATAGGTGTTATGCGTGTCGTCTCCTTTGGCTGGGCGAAGACGTCTTaggaagattaggatggagggcgtgactttgcccccgtggtctttcgatggccttttggctcaacgagaatgtttaattaaaacaagtggtgttttacggccaagtgccggagtagctggtctttattcttaaagtgcaagcttagaactgaatacaaaagaatatgaaaaatgtggatctaccctagcttcaatgcatcacgccataaacccatggtcggcaagccgactcagcatttatgcaacacagcttggtaccccggataaggggtgtccaattgctgttgctgaccgttcgcagcgcagagcgctgaactccgttggggcgcgtcagcattgtttatatgtggcaACTTAGTTGTTAACTTACATATATAGGagtttatttaactttttaaatattttttaagcgTGTATTTAATTCAGCTCTCAAGACTTCCATGAATGCAATTCCTTCTACGTAAACATAAAACGCATCTGCCAGCAGTCTTAAAAAATCCTTGACACTTCCTTCTAACCACCGACAAGGACACATAATGCCATGTCATTCTGCAGGAAAAGTATTTGGCAAAGGACCCTCGAGAATTTCCAGGGAATTAAAACAAAGTGTGTTGAGGAACCAGGAGCCAAAGGGACCACACAAATTGTGTCATGCAGGTCAATAAAAAAATGCATCGCCTGCATAACAGTTGTTCGGTCCAGAACTTTCCTGTTCCGGTGGCCACATTTGTCCGATAATCCAGGTAATCCACACACCAAAAAAGGATAATGAGGCAATCCAGCGACGGCAATTAGCGCTGTGATAGAGCAGGTCATAAAATATGCTGCTTAATCCAGGACGGAGATTACCTAATGCGGAATGGATGCGCTAATCCCTTTGTTGACAGACCCAAAACAAAGGGATTTCCTTATGTGGCTACCTGTGCCGCCTACCTACTGTGCATATAACCAGGATATCAATCTCGAAGCCAATCATTCAGCAAACGATCGTCCAACGAGTCACTTCAACACCACAACTCATTCGGAGTCATATCattgaaatacaaaaatgGAGAACTCGTCGAGCTACACCCACAAGAAGTTTGCCGTCAGCAAGCGGAAACGGGAAGAGGACCAGGACAAGGAGAACCTAACTCAGCAGTCGGAGCAGCCGATCTTCAAGCGACGCCAGACACAGGGATTCTTCCGACCTTGGTTGGATAATGAGCAGAACCAACAGGCGGAGAAGGAGACGTCACCGATGGCAAAGCCCAGTGGCCCAGGATACTCAGTGAGCCAGTACCGTGCCAACATGGTGCGCCGCAGTCAGACCCATCGCCAGCGAAGCCCCAAGGAGCAGATGCGCCGGGATAGAAACACCCTGGCCTGCCTTCTCAGCCGGCGTGCCAAGCAGGCTCAGGAGGAGCAAGTGGGTCAGCAGTACGAGCAGTATCGGAGCCACCATGCCGCCATGCTGGAACAGCAGGTGCGCCTCAGTCTCTACTATCGCCACATCCTCCAGCAGGCGGTGTTCCAGCGTGCGATCAATCCGGCACCGGGTCACAttctgccgcagcagcaacagcagttccTCCAGCAGATGGCCCTCTCCCAGCAGATGCTCATCTTTGGTGGCCAGCACTGCTGACCGTTCAAAATATCATAATCAGCGACTATGGATAGCCCAATCATGTGATTTAGTTTATTAAGccttaattattaatatttattgttgactttgaaataaatcaaaactgatgcatttaatttaaattaccgGTTTTGTTGACTGGGGGTTATCACTTGGAAAATTCGAAATTTAAtcgaaaattattattaaacttGTTAGGAGGTCAGTGTATTGCaaccattaaatatttttacatatataataatgCTATAAAATAATGCTATAATGCTAGTTAAACCAACGgtttgaaaaaaatattaaaattatataaaatgcTCTAAATGATCAATGAtcatttctaatttaattacaagCAAATTAtgatcataaaatataaaattttgagcaataaaactaaacttacTGCTACAAAAGGTGGATTATctattatttgatttgatttttgatAGAAAAGGGCTGAGTCTCCAGTTTTGGATTGGCTGTCCACTGGAGTAAGTGAGTCATCGAAGCATTGACAGATTGTTCCGAGAAACCATTTACCCAGAGTGTCATTACCCAGCAAAGTTCAACTAATTGTTGTCTAGCTAATTTTCATGGCGTTCTCATTTCGAGGCGGCTTTCGTCAAGGTTCAAGCCCGCCACAAAGAACCACATTTTGGACTGGGCCAAGCTTTTCGGCATCGCCTTCAACGCGGTGGATTGTTGGCTAATGATATTGACAGAGATCGGATGTGGCTGTACGGAGATATAGACAAAGTCCAAGCAAAGCTTCAAGTTCAATTGGCCAGTGAGACGGAGTTTTGCAAGCGCACACAGCTCGAAGCGCAGAAATGCAATTTTCAATGTTAGGCcagttggaaaaaaaaaaacataaaatgcaGCCACAACAAAACTCGACAATTAACTGAAATTGATGTTTGGCTGCATGGTACAAGTGCAAAGTGGTTTACTGGGTTGTTGGAGTTGCGACGGAAATTTGCGCCATAGGAAGTCGGACTGCCACAAGTACTATcaatgaaaattaaaagtaattaaCTGGGTTGCGCAATCGCCAAAGAGTTAATTATGTTATGTGCAGGGGGCTTCCCCGGCAGCATGAATAGGCCCACTAAATCAAAGCTCCTATTTTGCACTCACAGCCCGATGCAGTTGGCTGCATGTGAGGCGGGTGCACTCAGTGACGAACATCAGCCTATGTTTTCTCCATCGGATCACCCGAACTTCCTCATAGACAGTTGATTTTCTACTTGGTTAGGCATTATGCAAGTTAGCCGGAGTGAAAGCATGTTGGGTTTGCAATTGCATTTTGCCTTGGTATGCATCGAAACCCTTTCTGACCTTTGTGACCTCATTCTATGAAATGATTTAGAGTTGACCATTACAAATTCTATTACACCTTTGAAATTAATATCAGTTTCCAAATACTTTTAACTCAAGCTAGATAAATTTGCCACTAACAACCTAACTTTAATTCGCCGAATTCGTTCTCACACTTTTGGTCATGTTCCGGAATCAGTATGACAACGACACAACCACTTGGAGTCCGCAGGGTCGACTCTTTCAGGTGGAGTACGCCATGGAGGCGGTGAAACAGGGAGCAGCCACCGTGGGACTGAAGGGCGCCGACTATGCCGTGCTGGCCGCCCTGTGCCGCACATCCAAGGACACGAACACGCTCCAGCGGAAGATCATGCCGGTGGATGAGCACGTGGGCATGTCCATCGCAGGACTCACGGCAGATGCGCGCGTGGTGTGCCAGTACATGCGGACGGAGTGCATGGCATATCGGCACTCCTATGATGCAGAGTTTCCGGTCCGCCGTTTGGTGGCCAATCTGGGCAATAAGCTGCAGACCACCACACAGCGGTATGATCGTCGTCCCTATGGTGTGGGCATGCTGGTGGCTGGCTATGATGAGCAGGGACCGCACATTTACCAGGTGATGCCCACGGCCAATGTGCTCAACTGCAAGGCAATGGCCATTGGATCCCGTTCGCAGAGTGCTCGCACCTATCTGGAGCGAAATATGGAGAGTTTCGAGGACTGCGACATGGATGAACTGATATGTCATGCTATTCAGGCCGTTCGAGGATCCTTGGGCTCCGATGATGCCGATAATCTCACCATAAATGTGGCCATTGTGGGCAAGGATATGCCGTTCAAAATGTTTACGGATGCCGAGAACCAGATGTATGTGGAAATGGTCAAGGGTATGGATCCACCTCTGGAGGCCGACCATGATGCTCTATCCGAGGAGGGAATGAGTGATGATGACATGATGGACCACGGACCAAGTAGCAGTGGAGTTCCACCCAATGATATATCTGACATGGAAACCACTGCATCCACCGGTGGCCATGATGCGCACTGATAGGATTAGAAACTCTCACAGAGTATACCAAATCTATTGTTTCGTTAATaatgttataataattataattatagttaattaatttatagtTATTATTTTGCTTTGCTTAGTTAGTTTTAATAGCATGTATAGCATATATATTCATCTGACTGAACCTAAACAGATTTAAGTAATACTAGTCATTCCTATCAATACATTGAAATTTTCCACAGGGTTTAGGGGTTATGCAAGTGAAAGCCTTTAGCGTGACCAATTCGATTACTAAGGATTTAAAAATATCGTAGCTGCGACTAGCTAAAGTGTTTAGTTTAACTTTAAGTGCGACGACGACAGCTGAGCGATGGACGGGAATGGGAGTAGTTAACATTTAAGCCCACATTCCCGTAGTTGGCGGTTTCGATCGGTTTATGGCTCTATTGCCAGTGGTTTGACCAGGGTGCAGGGTTAATACCCAGTGAACTTTATCCGACTGGCTGGCCAGTCCATCGATATTCCCCATTGCTCCATGGGTGGGCAATTGTCGATGGGATCACCAATAACGATTTGCCCCATGGGCTGATGATTGCCTATGACACCAACCTTTGTGGATTTATTGACCAGATCCGATGGCTCCACTCttcattgtattttattataattatatttattggtTTATTAGCGGTTGATTACttcttttaatatttataccaTTATTAAGAGCAagattaaaatgaaattttcatattatttattaagaagTTCCTGCTTAGCCTTTTAAGGCATTTATACTAAATACATACTAAATTTCTTAGCATTAAAAGTTCTTGAAGAAACTTAACAACTTAGCATATAAGTAATACTTAACTATATAATACAATCCTGAAAGGAGGTGGGCGTGCCTAAGCATGCTCCTGCTTTATGCCACCAATCAGGTAGTCGATGCTAAAGTTACTCTTGGTATTCTCCTCCGGTACTCTCCTGGAGGAGACCAGCGGGTGGTCTTCCTGCTTGACCAGCTGCTTGAGATGATTCAAATAGACCCTGGCGCGCAGACTCTGCTCGGCGATCTTGAGGTGCTCATCGGAGCACTCCTTGTACTGCTGTTCGATCTGCAGGTCATCGAACTTCTTCTTCCGCCGACTCATCCTGCAGGCAATGGTGTTCTTGTTGCGGCGCTCCTGATCCTTCGGCGAACGCTCCTTCTTCGGGAATTTTCGCACCATATTGACGTGGTACTTGAAGATGCCTTGGATGGCCTCGGTTATGATGGGACTGGCGGATTGGTAGGAAACGCTCGAGGATGAGGATCCCAAACGACGACGCTTTGGCAGTGGACTAAAGTCAGCATCCTGATCACTGAAACCCAAGCTGATGGACTGATTTGCCTCTTCGAAAGGACTCCGACTGGTGCAGGGTGTGCCGCTGCGGGAGATTAGCTCTTCCTTCAGCTGCAAATCGCATTTCTCAATCTTTCGAACCATGTCGAACTTTTTGTGGCGATAGATCTGATGGTGCTCCATTGTATGGTATGATGCGCTGTGGTTATGCTATGTGTGTTCTTCTCGAAATCTCTCGATTGAATGCTGTCCTGTGGATTGGTACACTAGCTTATATGGCGAAAGCCTTATCTGCCACTCTTCGTAATCCCCCCACAACTTTTATAACTTTGTTTACACAAATCGACGAcgaattttctttttgcaaAACGAAAACAAGATCATAAACCCGCTCGATTTGCCTGCGCACGCGTACATGCCACCCAATCCCGTACCCAAACCCAATCCATCCCACTTACCTACTCGTAAGCCCACCCGTTGGGCATCCCTATCTACTGGTCATGTTTATTCTTGCGTGCGTTCAGCTGGGATCTTTTGAGTTTCAGATACAATACAATCCGAGTTTTTCCGGATCAGTAGGTGGCGAAATGCGCGCCCATCGATTGTCTGGTTCATTCAATTCGTGTTTGTTCCTCTTTCAAATCTATTATCTGCTGTGTTTTTCAATGTCGCCGCCTTTTGTAAAAGtcatatatacatttatatatatgtatatatggatTTTGGGCTACTCTTGTTCAATTGGCCTCTATTGGAAAAGTATTTTGCGGCCTCATTTGTCCAACTCCCTTTGCATCCCGCTGTTGATAAGGTGTGTGTGGCACTGATCTTTTGTTCTTCGCttgtttctcttttttttagaTATCACTTCTTGGAACTCGGAGTGCCATTTCTGGGTTTGCAGTTTAATGCCGAAGATGACGATAAGATGACGTCTATTTGGGGTTGCAAAAGGGCACATTCCTGTAGACAGTCTGCGTTTGCTGATAACGTGCGTTTATCTCTTTTGTGCCCAGGTCACTTTATAAATCGTTGTAAACGCAGTGCATCTTAAAACGTTCCTAAGAAAGTAGCATTCAATAATTGACCTGCGTAAAATAATCTACTTATTTGTTTGTCAATTAAGAACTGAGGTTTTCCGAATTAGTATACAGATTTGTTTTACATGCATGACTCACTTACAGCCTTTTAAGCTTTTACAAAATCGACATACTTCGGCTACTAGACACACGTGACTAAATAATCACTAATCAAGCACTTTAAAAATTGCCGTAAGGTGCAAAAAGCAGAATTAGCATTGTAGCTGTTAGCACGGCCACGCTTGACACCAATTGTTTGATTTATACTTTCATTACTACTTACTAGTAAAAACAAGTGTGTACAAAATGGGCAGTAAAAGGTTCTGCCTTTTCATTTTGAGGGTATACGCAGCTGTATATTTTACTAGGCCACAAAATTGCAGTAAGTTAAATAAATGCAATGGGTTTTCAATTGATAGTG contains the following coding sequences:
- the LOC6617826 gene encoding protein Mabiki — its product is MENSSSYTHKKFAVSKRKREEDQDKENLTQQSEQPIFKRRQTQGFFRPWLDNEQNQQAEKETSPMAKPSGPGYSVSQYRANMVRRSQTHRQRSPKEQMRRDRNTLACLLSRRAKQAQEEQVGQQYEQYRSHHAAMLEQQVRLSLYYRHILQQAVFQRAINPAPGHILPQQQQQFLQQMALSQQMLIFGGQHC
- the LOC6617827 gene encoding proteasome subunit alpha type-1 encodes the protein MFRNQYDNDTTTWSPQGRLFQVEYAMEAVKQGAATVGLKGADYAVLAALCRTSKDTNTLQRKIMPVDEHVGMSIAGLTADARVVCQYMRTECMAYRHSYDAEFPVRRLVANLGNKLQTTTQRYDRRPYGVGMLVAGYDEQGPHIYQVMPTANVLNCKAMAIGSRSQSARTYLERNMESFEDCDMDELICHAIQAVRGSLGSDDADNLTINVAIVGKDMPFKMFTDAENQMYVEMVKGMDPPLEADHDALSEEGMSDDDMMDHGPSSSGVPPNDISDMETTASTGGHDAH
- the LOC6617828 gene encoding protein Mabiki, which translates into the protein MEHHQIYRHKKFDMVRKIEKCDLQLKEELISRSGTPCTSRSPFEEANQSISLGFSDQDADFSPLPKRRRLGSSSSSVSYQSASPIITEAIQGIFKYHVNMVRKFPKKERSPKDQERRNKNTIACRMSRRKKKFDDLQIEQQYKECSDEHLKIAEQSLRARVYLNHLKQLVKQEDHPLVSSRRVPEENTKSNFSIDYLIGGIKQEHA